In Erigeron canadensis isolate Cc75 chromosome 6, C_canadensis_v1, whole genome shotgun sequence, the following are encoded in one genomic region:
- the LOC122602969 gene encoding probable E3 ubiquitin-protein ligase RNF217: MGNAVAKPQQNPHQDPQNQQQEEEDATFTCEICIEPVSLPNIKFNNNNLCAHHFCTDCIIKYIKVKLEENVSDIKCPAMTCQHSIEPLSCRPKLTRRVFEKWCDVLCESSVLRVDGVYCPNIKCGELILNECGDTNLKRCVCSYCKKPYCFRCIVPWHDSSTCVEVEDENDVAFEHVSKRNKWQRCPVCRHCIERISGCNAVKCRCGIQFCYICGSRGCVCNCWWTIPVGWRLLIVSSTFLLFIFTLTYVCYLRAYARYKNNAF; the protein is encoded by the exons ATGGGGAATGCAGTTGCAAAACCCCAACAAAACCCTCATCAAGATCCACAGAACcaacaacaagaagaagaagacgcaACGTTCACTTGCGAGATTTGCATTGAACCCGTCAGCCTCCCCAACATCAAATTCAACAACAACAATCTTTGCGCTCACCATTTTTGCACCGATTGTATCATCAAATACATAAAAGTGAAACTCGAGGAAAACGTGTCTGACATCAAATGTCCTGCCATGACTTGCCAACACTCTATCGAACCCTTATCATGCCGTCCCAAACTCACACGTCGAGTGTTTGAAAAATGGTGCGACGTGTTATGTGAATCGAGTGTGTTACGGGTTGATGGGGTTTACTGCCCAAATATCAAGTGCggggagttgattttgaatgagTGCGGGGACACAAATTTGAAGAGATGTGTTTGTTCGTATTGTAAAAAGCCTTACTGTTTCCGTTGCATTGTTCCATGGCACGATAGTTCTACTTGTgtggaggttgaagatgaaaaCGACGTCGCTTTTGAGCATGTTTCGAAACGGAATAAATGGCAAAGATGTCCGGTGTGTAGGCATTGCATTGAGCGCATCAGTGGTTGCAATGCAGTTAAATGCAG ATGTGGAATCCAATTTTGCTACATATGCGGAAGTCGAGGTTGTGTGTGCAACTGTTGGTGGACTATACCTGTTGGTTGGCGTCTTTTGATTGTGTCATCCAcgtttcttctttttatttttactcttACTTATGTTTGTTACTTACGGGCTTACGCCCGCTACAAAAATAATGCTTTTTAG